The following nucleotide sequence is from Hydrogenimonas thermophila.
CTCTGATGCTGTAAAAGAAGCTGCTGCTAACGGAGCAGAGCTTGTTGTTTTGCAGGAACTTCATCAAGGTCCTTATTTTTGTCAACATGAAGATGTTGAATTGTTTAATTTGGCTGAATCTTTTGAGGAAGATGTAAAGTTTTGGAGCAGTGTTGCAAAGCAAAATAGTGTAGTTCTTGTTACATCTCTTTTTGAAAAGCGTGCAGCAGGGCTTTACCACAATACTGCTGTTGTATTTGAAAAGGATGGAACTATTGCTGGAAAGTACAGAAAAATGCACATACCTGATGATCCGGGTTTTTATGAAAAGTTTTACTTTACACCTGGTGATCTTGGTTTTGAACCTATCCAAACATCTGTATGCAGATTGGGGGTTTTGGTATGCTGGGATCAGTGGTACCCTGAAGCAGCACGCTTAATGGCTTTAAAAGGTGCAGAAGTTTTAATTTATCCTACTGCAATTGGGTGGTTTGATGGTGATACAGAAGATGAGAAGAAGCGTCAAAGAGATGCTTGGATAACAGTACAAAGAGGACATGCTGTTGCAAACGGTCTTCCTTTAATCAGTGTAAATCGTGTAGGATTTGAAGCAGATCCAAGTGGACAACTTGATGGAATAAGATTTTGGGGAAGCAGTTTTGTATGCGGACCACAGGGTGAGATTTTGGCAGAG
It contains:
- a CDS encoding carbon-nitrogen hydrolase — translated: MRVALVQEKWSGNKEVALKKSSDAVKEAAANGAELVVLQELHQGPYFCQHEDVELFNLAESFEEDVKFWSSVAKQNSVVLVTSLFEKRAAGLYHNTAVVFEKDGTIAGKYRKMHIPDDPGFYEKFYFTPGDLGFEPIQTSVCRLGVLVCWDQWYPEAARLMALKGAEVLIYPTAIGWFDGDTEDEKKRQRDAWITVQRGHAVANGLPLISVNRVGFEADPSGQLDGIRFWGSSFVCGPQGEILAEAATDEETILYADIDLKRCETVRRWWPFLRDRRIDAYDGLLKRYID